One window of the Rhizorhabdus dicambivorans genome contains the following:
- the hisB gene encoding imidazoleglycerol-phosphate dehydratase HisB: MRTAVTRRKTNETDISVELNLDGTGAYEVSTGIGFLDHMLEQLSRHSLIDLKVKIAGDLHIDQHHTTEDSGIAIGEALAKALGDKKGITRYGHAYAPMDETLTRVALDISGRPWTVWKVELKGPRLGEWDTELIDHWFQSFAQAAGITLHVENLYGSNQHHIVESCYKGLARALRTAIEIDPRKADAIPSTKGML, translated from the coding sequence ATGCGGACGGCTGTGACGCGACGCAAGACGAACGAGACCGATATCTCGGTCGAGCTGAACCTGGACGGCACCGGCGCCTATGAGGTGTCGACCGGAATCGGCTTTCTCGACCATATGCTGGAGCAGCTGTCGCGCCATTCGCTGATCGACCTGAAGGTGAAGATCGCGGGCGACCTGCACATCGACCAGCACCACACCACCGAGGACAGCGGCATCGCGATCGGCGAGGCGTTGGCCAAGGCGCTGGGCGACAAGAAGGGCATCACCCGCTATGGCCATGCCTATGCGCCGATGGACGAGACGCTGACCCGCGTCGCGCTCGACATATCGGGCCGGCCCTGGACGGTATGGAAGGTCGAATTGAAGGGCCCGCGCCTCGGCGAGTGGGACACCGAGCTGATCGACCACTGGTTCCAGAGCTTCGCCCAGGCGGCGGGGATCACCCTGCATGTCGAGAATCTCTACGGCAGCAATCAGCACCACATCGTCGAGAGCTGTTACAAGGGCCTCGCCCGCGCGCTGCGCACCGCGATCGAGATCGATCCGCGCAAGGCCGACGCGATCCCCTCGACCAAGGGGATGCTCTAG